The following proteins come from a genomic window of Flavobacterium eburneipallidum:
- a CDS encoding T9SS type A sorting domain-containing protein, which yields MKKITQFLVLLFVVTLNAQTPIYQFNFNGNLNNSGTGTVTTGFVPSGAVFYGAGRNGVANNAFNSSTELTGAILPNLPTGNSARTLNVWVKFGSTNNTHYLMGWGSGTTANGGFTMYQSTATQSFFGTGGAGNWAAVNNTINTTSWYMYTYVYDGTTLKHYINGVQQSAITRNINTVAGNNGLRLSLCRFLDDTSARLGDYLIDDASIYDVALTSAQITSLYTSTSAPAITSVAASNVTFNAATINFNLNAFGSATTYVVEYTTDVLGTWQTQSGGTTSVNAATPFQVQLSNLTPNKTYFVRLKATNATGQITTSPEIQFNIPTPIVLTNVNDSNVTATTTQINYTLNTNGYNAVVEIRYQAGTFFDTDNPFTTRVITTGVNNTTATNYNYTLTGLAPNTTYSYQFGAVTQNAGGVETGENAAFTTTVPLGLNDNKQRLNFSMYPNPASSSLNIDMAAELKSLEIYSLLGQKMLSSTQKQINISNLASGIYMVRVVDQNGAIATQKLVKE from the coding sequence ATGAAAAAAATTACACAATTTTTAGTTTTGCTTTTTGTGGTAACATTAAACGCACAAACACCAATTTATCAATTTAATTTTAACGGGAATTTAAACAATTCTGGAACAGGAACAGTAACCACAGGTTTTGTTCCTTCTGGAGCTGTTTTTTATGGAGCTGGAAGAAATGGAGTCGCTAATAACGCATTTAATTCTTCAACCGAACTCACTGGAGCTATTTTGCCTAATTTACCCACTGGTAACTCTGCAAGAACCCTAAATGTTTGGGTAAAATTTGGTTCTACTAATAATACACACTATCTAATGGGATGGGGGAGTGGAACTACAGCAAATGGTGGTTTTACAATGTATCAATCTACTGCGACTCAATCTTTCTTTGGAACAGGAGGTGCCGGAAATTGGGCAGCTGTGAATAACACTATTAACACTACAAGTTGGTATATGTATACGTATGTTTATGATGGAACAACATTAAAACACTATATCAACGGTGTGCAACAAAGTGCTATTACAAGAAATATAAACACAGTTGCTGGTAATAACGGTTTACGATTAAGTCTATGTAGATTTTTAGACGATACTTCAGCTAGACTGGGTGATTATTTAATTGATGACGCTAGTATTTATGATGTTGCTTTGACTTCAGCTCAAATTACATCACTTTATACGTCAACTTCTGCGCCAGCAATTACCAGTGTAGCGGCTTCAAACGTAACATTCAATGCGGCAACAATTAATTTTAATTTGAATGCTTTTGGTTCGGCAACAACTTATGTAGTTGAATATACTACAGATGTTCTTGGGACATGGCAAACTCAAAGTGGTGGCACAACTTCAGTAAATGCTGCAACACCATTTCAGGTTCAATTATCAAACTTAACACCTAATAAAACTTATTTTGTTCGATTAAAAGCGACTAATGCAACGGGTCAAATCACTACATCTCCAGAGATACAGTTTAATATTCCTACTCCAATTGTTTTGACCAATGTAAATGATAGTAACGTTACGGCAACAACGACACAAATTAATTACACCTTAAATACAAATGGGTATAATGCTGTTGTTGAAATTCGTTATCAAGCAGGAACATTTTTTGATACTGACAATCCGTTTACAACAAGAGTTATAACAACTGGGGTAAACAATACTACGGCAACTAATTACAATTATACGCTAACTGGATTAGCGCCAAATACAACCTATTCTTATCAATTTGGGGCTGTAACTCAAAATGCTGGAGGTGTCGAAACTGGTGAAAATGCTGCTTTTACAACAACAGTCCCATTGGGTTTGAATGACAATAAACAACGTCTAAATTTTTCGATGTATCCTAATCCAGCTAGTTCTTCTCTAAATATTGATATGGCTGCCGAATTAAAATCACTAGAAATCTATTCTTTGTTAGGTCAAAAAATGCTTTCATCAACTCAAAAACAAATCAATATATCAAATTTAGCTTCTGGGATTTATATGGTAAGAGTTGTAGATCAAAATGGAGCTATTGCCACACAAAAACTAGTAAAAGAATAA
- a CDS encoding tetratricopeptide repeat-containing sensor histidine kinase: protein MLNEVIEAENDQNIWIKYNQELKKIANEKSISETNPVLKKTYTKYLSNAFNNEGAFYVYDEKFEKAIQFYRKSLQITTKINYDYASAVALQNIGTAFDYLGKLDSTLVYMQKAYYYAKLSKDKNNLAYILTDLGFVYNNLGNNALAIKYNLEALPLFEKMNDLDGLERTYFALGRIFDNQNDFKSSTSYYEKCLQIDKKTNNNERLILVLNSLASANIKRKELNTALQFNNQAFEIASKLNNVDLIAGSFKNYGDINFEKQNFLKANNNYIKAYEIYKKLNSDTFISKTAIKIATSFYKLNKLDKAKEYGLLGYNLTKKTNYKSDQKDAAEILSDIYSKNNDYKNAFNFKKIASDIGEKIYFDESKDIALKATYQYETEKKEATIKELNQKKKISELESNKKSILINSIVISFLALALIAYFLFSRFKEKKKNELLQTQLIENQKRLEAEKKATDSELKALKSQMNPHFIFNALNSIQEQFMYGDKLKGNEQLSNFTYLTRQILEVSGKKQITIATEIDILTKYLELEKMRFAKDFEYSITTSETIDEDYMKLPPMLLQPFVENSIKHGLMHKNGLKTIAIDFDLSSSEDYLICTIIDNGIGRQKSAEIKAGNLEKHNSFSTKSIQQRLELLNDNLQLQELIVYSDLLENDSVVGTKVVAHIPLV, encoded by the coding sequence TTGTTAAACGAAGTAATTGAAGCCGAAAACGACCAAAATATTTGGATAAAATACAATCAAGAATTAAAAAAAATAGCTAACGAAAAAAGCATATCAGAAACCAATCCGGTTTTAAAGAAAACTTATACAAAATACTTAAGCAATGCTTTTAACAATGAAGGCGCATTTTATGTTTATGACGAAAAGTTTGAAAAAGCAATTCAATTCTATAGAAAATCATTACAAATTACTACTAAAATAAATTACGATTACGCTAGTGCTGTAGCTCTTCAAAATATTGGAACTGCATTTGACTATTTAGGAAAATTAGACAGCACTTTAGTTTATATGCAAAAAGCTTATTATTACGCTAAACTATCTAAAGACAAAAATAATCTTGCATACATTCTGACCGACTTGGGTTTTGTTTACAATAATTTAGGAAACAATGCACTTGCCATAAAATACAATCTTGAAGCCTTACCGTTATTTGAAAAAATGAATGATTTAGATGGTTTGGAGCGAACCTATTTTGCATTAGGAAGAATTTTTGACAATCAAAATGACTTCAAATCCAGTACTTCTTATTATGAAAAATGCTTGCAAATTGATAAAAAGACTAACAATAATGAACGTTTAATTTTAGTATTAAATAGTTTAGCATCAGCAAATATTAAAAGAAAAGAATTAAATACCGCTCTACAATTCAACAATCAAGCTTTTGAAATTGCATCAAAATTAAATAATGTTGATCTTATTGCTGGTTCCTTTAAAAATTATGGAGATATCAATTTCGAAAAACAAAATTTCTTAAAAGCAAACAATAACTATATTAAAGCTTATGAAATATATAAAAAACTGAATAGTGATACTTTTATTTCAAAAACCGCAATCAAAATTGCAACTTCATTCTATAAATTAAACAAACTTGATAAAGCAAAAGAATATGGTTTATTAGGTTACAATTTAACCAAAAAAACCAATTATAAATCTGATCAAAAAGATGCAGCCGAAATTTTAAGCGATATTTATTCTAAAAATAACGACTATAAAAACGCTTTCAATTTCAAAAAAATAGCTTCTGATATAGGTGAGAAAATATATTTTGATGAAAGCAAAGACATTGCGTTAAAAGCTACTTACCAATACGAAACCGAAAAAAAAGAAGCCACAATCAAAGAGTTGAACCAAAAAAAGAAAATCTCTGAACTGGAATCCAACAAAAAAAGCATCCTGATTAATAGTATTGTAATTTCGTTTTTGGCTTTAGCCCTAATTGCTTATTTCTTGTTTTCGAGATTTAAAGAAAAAAAGAAAAACGAACTTTTGCAAACCCAACTTATCGAGAACCAAAAACGATTGGAAGCCGAAAAGAAAGCCACCGATAGCGAACTCAAAGCCTTGAAGAGCCAAATGAATCCGCATTTTATCTTCAATGCGCTCAACAGTATTCAGGAGCAATTTATGTACGGCGACAAACTCAAAGGCAACGAACAGTTGAGTAATTTTACCTATTTAACCCGACAAATTCTAGAAGTTTCAGGCAAAAAACAAATTACCATTGCTACCGAAATTGACATTTTGACCAAATATTTGGAACTCGAAAAAATGCGTTTTGCCAAAGACTTTGAATACTCGATAACCACATCTGAAACTATTGATGAAGATTATATGAAATTGCCTCCAATGTTGCTGCAACCCTTTGTAGAAAACAGCATCAAACACGGACTGATGCACAAAAATGGCTTGAAAACAATCGCAATTGATTTCGATTTAAGTTCAAGCGAAGACTATTTAATTTGCACCATCATCGACAACGGAATTGGTCGCCAAAAATCGGCAGAAATTAAAGCAGGAAACCTCGAAAAACACAACTCCTTTTCGACTAAATCCATCCAGCAACGATTGGAATTATTGAATGACAATTTGCAACTGCAGGAACTTATCGTCTATTCAGACCTTCTAGAAAACGATAGTGTTGTGGGTACAAAAGTGGTGGCGCATATTCCTTTGGTTTAA
- a CDS encoding LytR/AlgR family response regulator transcription factor, which yields MKKIKALIVDDELNARSLLRHFIEDYCPEIELIAEAEDVKSAVKIINKNEIDLVFLDVEMPNENGFSLFDYFNKPTFETIFCTAYSQYAIKAFEVSAVDYILKPIGIAKLKEAIEKVVEKRNRNAQPNTIAVLKENLAENKIKKIGIHIGDGIVFMDLDDIFYFEADGSYTTIYHKNGKDLAVKKIKHFEDLLSSDNRFFRIHRSYFVNITLIKKYSKKDGLSITYDDKILLPISREKKEEFEEFMQMNNIL from the coding sequence ATGAAAAAAATAAAAGCACTAATTGTTGACGATGAACTAAATGCAAGATCCTTATTGCGCCATTTTATCGAAGACTATTGCCCAGAAATCGAACTCATTGCCGAGGCAGAAGATGTAAAATCGGCTGTAAAAATCATCAACAAAAACGAAATTGATTTGGTTTTTTTGGATGTAGAAATGCCCAACGAAAATGGCTTTTCGCTATTCGATTATTTCAACAAACCCACATTCGAAACCATTTTTTGCACCGCTTATTCGCAATATGCCATCAAAGCCTTCGAAGTTTCGGCGGTAGATTATATCTTAAAACCCATTGGCATTGCCAAACTCAAAGAAGCGATTGAAAAAGTGGTTGAAAAACGAAATCGGAATGCACAACCCAATACTATTGCTGTTTTAAAAGAGAATTTAGCCGAAAACAAAATCAAAAAAATAGGCATTCATATTGGTGATGGTATTGTTTTTATGGATTTGGATGACATCTTCTATTTTGAAGCCGACGGTTCTTACACCACCATTTACCACAAAAACGGAAAAGATTTGGCGGTAAAAAAAATCAAACATTTTGAAGATTTACTTTCTTCGGACAATCGTTTTTTTAGGATTCATCGCTCCTATTTTGTCAATATTACTTTGATTAAAAAATACAGCAAAAAAGACGGCTTGTCTATTACTTATGATGATAAAATTTTATTGCCCATTTCCAGAGAAAAGAAAGAAGAGTTTGAAGAATTTATGCAAATGAATAATATTTTGTAA
- a CDS encoding LamG-like jellyroll fold domain-containing protein yields the protein MKRLLLFIAITFIGTKANAQAVAEYNFNNSSYADVNGNNPFATGSNIAFTTDRHGNANGALALNAIPNAPFGTLPNGTNATIPNLPIGNQARTISFWISCNNTLASNYYFSYGSAATNSAYGLGQFTTTTSSGGVKPTITTKDDLNFFGYGNDLVHTPYKTNPTSWTHFVVTYTDADVATIYINGTLTASATKVSWNTTNSVFRLGQTMQGTNSVIAYYDDLKIYNRALSSTEISALYTNNSIAASPIISSISENASSATSSTINYTLNAKDLPTTSVINYGTGSTALTNQITAGTASGGLDTATSGVITGLNSGTTYYYQIVATNSAGSTTSAIRSFTQINPSTAIAEYNFDNSYNNIYGNTPFAGSGLTFDYDRFGNPAKALRIASGNNNGATATIANLPIGNAARTVSVWILQPTVSTDNYVFRYGSLAANSVYGLSNQGAHLVNFGYANDLVATNQVASGANWVHVVTTFDGATARIYRNGVQVASGNKASWNTLSGIFILGKEVEIYIDDLKIYNRAISASEVSNLYTNNSILNTPNFQTKTSKATIYPNPTSDNFTIEMENEVKTVEIYSLLGQKILTATSKNINISNVSKGVYLVRIEDSNNTVSTQKLIIE from the coding sequence ATGAAAAGACTATTACTTTTTATTGCAATCACCTTCATCGGAACAAAAGCTAATGCACAGGCTGTTGCCGAATATAATTTTAACAATTCTAGTTATGCCGATGTAAACGGAAACAATCCATTTGCTACTGGAAGTAATATTGCGTTTACCACAGACAGGCATGGAAATGCAAACGGAGCTCTTGCCCTTAACGCAATACCAAATGCTCCTTTTGGCACATTACCAAACGGAACCAATGCAACCATCCCTAATTTACCAATTGGCAATCAAGCCAGAACAATTTCGTTTTGGATTAGTTGCAACAACACACTCGCAAGCAATTATTATTTTAGCTATGGATCAGCAGCAACCAATTCAGCCTACGGATTGGGACAATTTACAACAACCACCTCATCAGGAGGTGTTAAACCAACCATTACTACTAAAGACGACCTTAACTTTTTTGGATACGGAAATGATTTAGTACATACGCCATACAAAACCAACCCAACCTCTTGGACACACTTTGTGGTCACTTACACCGATGCTGATGTTGCGACTATTTATATCAATGGCACTCTAACTGCATCTGCAACAAAAGTTAGCTGGAATACTACAAACTCTGTTTTCAGATTAGGACAAACAATGCAAGGAACCAACTCTGTAATTGCATATTATGATGATTTAAAAATCTACAATCGTGCGCTATCTTCGACAGAGATTAGTGCTTTATATACTAATAATTCAATTGCAGCATCGCCAATAATTTCTTCAATTAGTGAAAATGCTTCTAGTGCCACATCTTCGACCATTAATTATACTTTAAATGCCAAAGATTTACCAACAACTTCAGTCATTAATTACGGAACTGGTTCTACAGCATTAACAAATCAAATAACAGCTGGTACGGCATCGGGAGGTCTTGACACCGCTACATCCGGAGTTATCACAGGATTAAATTCAGGAACTACTTATTACTATCAAATTGTAGCTACTAATAGTGCGGGTTCAACCACATCGGCTATTAGAAGTTTTACACAAATAAATCCATCTACAGCAATAGCCGAATATAATTTTGACAATTCATACAATAATATTTATGGTAATACTCCTTTTGCTGGCTCTGGTCTTACATTTGATTACGATCGATTTGGAAATCCTGCAAAAGCATTGAGAATTGCCAGCGGAAACAACAATGGTGCTACAGCTACAATCGCAAATTTACCTATAGGAAACGCAGCAAGAACAGTATCGGTTTGGATATTGCAACCCACAGTATCGACAGATAATTATGTCTTTAGATACGGATCACTTGCCGCCAACAGCGTTTATGGTTTGTCTAACCAAGGAGCACATTTAGTCAACTTTGGTTACGCCAATGATTTAGTGGCAACCAATCAGGTAGCTAGCGGAGCAAATTGGGTGCATGTTGTAACCACTTTTGACGGCGCAACAGCTCGAATTTATCGCAATGGTGTGCAAGTCGCTTCAGGAAACAAAGCTAGTTGGAACACGCTTTCGGGAATTTTTATCCTTGGTAAAGAAGTTGAAATATACATTGATGATTTAAAAATCTACAACAGAGCTATTTCCGCATCAGAAGTAAGTAATTTATATACGAACAATTCTATTTTAAATACTCCAAACTTCCAAACTAAAACATCAAAAGCAACCATCTACCCAAATCCAACTTCAGATAATTTCACTATCGAAATGGAAAATGAAGTAAAAACGGTTGAAATTTATTCCTTACTTGGACAAAAAATATTGACTGCAACTAGCAAAAACATAAACATTTCTAATGTATCAAAAGGCGTTTATTTGGTTCGCATTGAAGATTCAAATAATACTGTTTCAACTCAAAAACTGATTATTGAATAG
- a CDS encoding metallophosphoesterase, whose translation MMLRLLLFLLVVVIIEFYSFQAIKTLTNVRWVLIGYQLVSLGMIVFIAYQFFTFDRSHGQTKMSMLAFGILLITLLPKLLLTSVLLLEDVYRLFSGTISHFVAKNETSSFLPERRKFISQIALGLAAIPFSSLIYGITFGKYNYKVIKQQVFFPDLPDAFDGFTITHISDVHSGSFDDPEKINYAIDLINEQNSDLFLFTGDIVNTHATEMHPWIETFNKIKKHNYGKFSVLGNHDYGEYVDWSSNEAKDKNFADIKDLHRQIDFKLLLNENIKIKKGTDEIAVVGVENWGVKFKKVGDLNKATQGLSKEDFKVLMSHDPSHWDAEVNKHAKDFHLTLSGHTHGLQFGIEIPGFFKWSPAQYVYDQWAGLYEKAGKYIYVNRGFGFHAYPGRVGIMPEITVIELKKGRNMA comes from the coding sequence ATGATGTTGCGTTTACTTCTGTTTTTATTAGTTGTTGTTATTATCGAATTTTATTCGTTTCAGGCAATCAAAACTTTAACTAATGTTCGATGGGTTTTAATCGGATACCAATTGGTTTCCCTAGGAATGATTGTTTTTATAGCCTATCAATTTTTTACTTTTGATAGGAGTCATGGTCAAACCAAAATGTCAATGTTAGCCTTTGGTATTTTGTTGATAACGCTTTTACCAAAATTACTCTTGACTTCGGTATTACTTTTAGAAGATGTTTACCGACTTTTTTCAGGCACAATTTCTCATTTTGTTGCCAAAAATGAAACCAGTAGTTTTTTACCCGAAAGAAGAAAATTCATTAGTCAAATTGCATTAGGATTAGCAGCAATTCCTTTTAGTTCTTTGATTTACGGAATCACTTTTGGGAAATACAATTATAAAGTGATTAAGCAACAGGTTTTTTTTCCGGATTTGCCCGATGCTTTTGATGGTTTTACGATAACTCACATTTCGGATGTACATAGTGGTAGTTTTGATGATCCTGAAAAAATAAATTACGCTATTGATTTAATAAACGAACAAAATTCAGATTTGTTCCTGTTTACAGGTGATATTGTCAATACACACGCCACAGAAATGCACCCTTGGATTGAAACATTCAACAAAATTAAGAAACACAATTATGGTAAATTCTCCGTTTTAGGAAATCATGATTATGGAGAATATGTAGATTGGTCGTCTAATGAAGCAAAAGATAAAAATTTTGCGGATATTAAAGATTTGCATCGTCAAATAGACTTTAAGTTATTATTGAATGAAAATATTAAAATAAAAAAAGGAACAGATGAAATTGCTGTTGTTGGTGTTGAAAACTGGGGAGTGAAGTTTAAAAAAGTTGGCGATTTGAATAAAGCAACTCAAGGATTATCCAAAGAAGATTTTAAAGTTTTGATGAGTCACGATCCAAGTCATTGGGATGCAGAGGTCAATAAACATGCTAAAGATTTTCATTTAACGCTTTCTGGTCACACCCACGGATTGCAGTTTGGTATTGAAATTCCTGGTTTTTTCAAGTGGAGTCCAGCGCAATATGTTTATGATCAATGGGCAGGTTTGTATGAAAAAGCAGGAAAGTATATTTATGTTAACAGAGGATTTGGTTTTCATGCTTATCCAGGTCGAGTAGGAATTATGCCTGAAATTACGGTTATCGAACTAAAAAAAGGTAGAAACATGGCATAA
- a CDS encoding thioredoxin family protein: MSKFGELINTQLPVLIDFYTDWNESSVSMHPVIRDVAAALGDKAKVIKIDVDKNQELAEALRIKGLPTLMIYKEGQMIWRQSGELDANTIIGLVQEQF, translated from the coding sequence ATGTCAAAATTTGGAGAACTTATAAACACTCAACTCCCTGTGTTGATTGATTTTTACACAGATTGGAACGAATCATCTGTATCGATGCATCCTGTAATTAGAGATGTTGCTGCCGCTCTTGGCGATAAGGCAAAGGTGATAAAAATTGATGTGGATAAAAATCAAGAATTAGCCGAGGCTCTTCGCATTAAAGGCTTGCCTACTCTTATGATTTACAAAGAAGGACAAATGATTTGGAGACAATCTGGTGAATTAGATGCTAATACAATTATCGGTTTAGTTCAAGAACAGTTCTAG
- a CDS encoding polysaccharide deacetylase family protein, protein MSFYWIKTNNLIKKIFSNYIWDLPNIENKIYLTFDDGPTPQITEWVLEELEKYNAKATFFCIGHNIEKHPEIFKKVIKEGHSIGNHTFNHLNGWKTSTKEYIENSNQWSVVSGQNADCKLNTEYCQLFRPPYGKIKPSQSKKLRQLGYKIIMWDVLSADFDTTISPEKCLENVLKNTTAGSIIVFHDSIKAFPNLEYTLPKALKYWAEKGFLFEKLD, encoded by the coding sequence ATGAGTTTCTACTGGATAAAAACAAACAACCTCATCAAGAAAATATTCTCAAATTATATTTGGGATTTACCCAATATTGAAAATAAAATCTACCTAACATTTGATGATGGTCCTACTCCACAGATTACGGAATGGGTTCTTGAAGAATTAGAAAAATACAATGCCAAAGCCACTTTTTTTTGCATTGGACACAACATTGAAAAACATCCCGAAATATTCAAGAAAGTAATCAAAGAGGGACATTCTATCGGCAATCATACTTTCAATCATTTGAACGGATGGAAAACTTCAACTAAAGAATATATAGAAAATAGTAATCAGTGGTCAGTGGTCAGTGGTCAGAACGCAGACTGCAAACTGAATACTGAATACTGCCAACTTTTTAGACCGCCTTACGGCAAAATAAAACCATCGCAATCTAAAAAATTACGACAATTAGGCTATAAAATAATTATGTGGGATGTTTTGAGTGCCGATTTTGACACGACGATTAGTCCAGAAAAATGTTTGGAAAATGTATTAAAAAACACAACAGCTGGAAGTATAATTGTATTCCACGACAGTATAAAAGCATTTCCAAATTTGGAATATACTTTACCTAAAGCATTAAAATATTGGGCTGAAAAAGGATTTCTTTTCGAAAAACTAGACTAG